The following DNA comes from Thermodesulfobacteriota bacterium.
ACTACGATGACCGGAGCTCGGCGGAAGAGTGCACCGAGCTTGTGGAAAGGCTCATTTCTGGGGATCGAGTCGATATCCTGATAGGCCCCTATTCGAGCGGGCTTACCCTAGCTGCGGCCCCAGTTTCAGAGAGATATGAAAAAATACTCTGGAACCACGGCGGAGCGACGGACGAGATTTTCGAGAAGGGATTTAAATATGTAGTAAGCGCAATTAGCCCGGCAAGTGAATACTTTAATGGACTAATTGAAATGGTCAGAAAAATCGACAGCCAGGCGAGGAAGGTAGCTATTTTTCGCGCTGAGGACAGCGGTTTTTCCGGCATGGTATCGGATGGAGCCAGGCGTTTTTCCGGCGGGTATGGTTTTGATGTAACCGAATTTAGATACCGGTCGGGCACTCAGGATTTCTCATCTCTTCTCGGTCGGGCTAAAGAATATAACCCCGATTTGATTCTCGGCGCGGGAAGAATGGAGGATGACCTACTTCTGGCAAGGCAAATCTTGGAAAAGAGGGTTCACGCCAACGCGATCGGGCTTATAGCCGCCAGTATAAAGGAGTTCCATAAAGCGCTGGGAGAGCAATCTGAGGGATTCCTGGCGCCTAGTCAGTGGGAGCAGGGAATCAGGGTAAAACCGGAATTCGGCCCAACCCCTGATCAGTTCTCGGCTACATTCAAAGCCAGATATGGAAAATATCCCGACTATACCGCCGCCCAAAGCTATAACATCGGCCTAATCATTCAAAGGTCCGTCGAGGAAACGGGGACTCTAGAGGACTCGGTGTTAAGGGATTGGACAGGTAAAGCGGACTTTGATACATTCTACGGGCATTTCAAGGTTGACTCGGCCTCCGGCAAACAGGTAGGTCATGAAGTGCTAGTGGTTCAATGGCAGGCTGGGAATAAACTAATCGTTTATCCAGAGGGGTTGGCTGAAACCAGCCCGATATATCCTAAGCCGATAGCCTGAGTTTTTGTTTCTGACGATCGCTAATGAATTTGTTATATGGTAAGTCAGAGCACAGGCGGTAAATAAAAAAGGGTAAGCCAGCTTGACGTTGTTACCGGCTTACCCTTTGGAGGATGGGGAATTTATGAAAATTGCTCACGGATGAATTAAAAAATCGATTCCCCTGTTACCTTATTTTCCTCCATCCTCTTTTTGATTGTCCACCTTCCGGGTGTAATCTTGCTCAAGTTTCATAATGAACTTTTTGATTCTCGTCTCGGCCATCTATTAAGTCGCTAAATCTGTCTCATTCATTTGCTGCTGGGAAGACAACTATGCTTACTTTCTCATCTCCTGTTTTCACAGTAGCATCTGATTGCAAAGTCCCTACACCTACCTCTTTTTCTATGCCTTTTAATCCGTCCTTTGCCTCTTTTAGCTTTTCCCATCCCGGGTAGTCGAACTCGATCTCAAGTATCTCTAACTCCCCTGTTATCTGGTCAAAGACAAACATTTCATTCTTACGATTTGTTTTTAATTTGCTATTGTCTTCCATACCGTCCTCTTACACCTAATATAAATAGATATTTAAATTGACTGCAATGTTTATGCCAACGGCAT
Coding sequences within:
- a CDS encoding amino acid ABC transporter substrate-binding protein encodes the protein MLKIKVGISISLTGRYQIQGRESFEGLLLWAEEINKSGGIFVKQYGKRIPVKLIHYDDRSSAEECTELVERLISGDRVDILIGPYSSGLTLAAAPVSERYEKILWNHGGATDEIFEKGFKYVVSAISPASEYFNGLIEMVRKIDSQARKVAIFRAEDSGFSGMVSDGARRFSGGYGFDVTEFRYRSGTQDFSSLLGRAKEYNPDLILGAGRMEDDLLLARQILEKRVHANAIGLIAASIKEFHKALGEQSEGFLAPSQWEQGIRVKPEFGPTPDQFSATFKARYGKYPDYTAAQSYNIGLIIQRSVEETGTLEDSVLRDWTGKADFDTFYGHFKVDSASGKQVGHEVLVVQWQAGNKLIVYPEGLAETSPIYPKPIA